The sequence GGGAAAACGGGAGTTTAGCTGAGTGCCtgggaagaagagggagaaacaGAAGTTGGTGAAACCCAACGGCTCCTGCCCCAGAGAGGGTCCAGGCCAGGCAAGTCCAAGGCCAGGAGGTCATGGTTGGGTCCTGGGTCTGTATTCTCAGCACAGAAGGGGAGGATTTAGGGCAGTGATATGGGAAGATCCATTTTGCACCTGGTCACAGGTCCAGGAAGGTATTAACGTAAGTACATAGCTGCCAGCTATGACCACTGAGGCCTCCTCCCAGGGGGAAGAAGCTGTCATGCCCACAATCCATTTTGCAATATGGTGGCCTACTAGAACCCATTAGATGGTCAGGTTCCTGTCTGTGGGGTGGAGGCATGGCACTGGGCACCAAGCCACCTTCTCTGCTTCCTCACACTTCCTTGGCCTCTGCTGCTCCAGCTCTTGTGTCCctgggaggggagaaggagggtTCAGCTTTCAACAGACCCACGCAGGTCTTCATCAGAGGTAGAGTTCCAGGGCAATGTGATCTCCAGGCTATATCGGGCTCTGGTTTCTATCAGGGTTTGGTAGCAGGTTCGCAGCGGCTGAGTTGGCCTCATGAGTTTGGGTATTCAGTGAATGGCCCTGGACCAGCGGTGGGCGAGGGGCTCCCTGgaacttgttatcaggagagCCCCGAACCCAGATCACAGTCCTGGGGTGACCATGGACTTTGGGGCCTCTTGGTCCTGGTCTTCTTGAATCTGTTTGAACATCTTAAGCTTGCCCCGTGGATTCCAGGATGCTCTTCAGTTAGGCAAACACACTGAGCTCTGGGGTCCTAGATGGGAAAGGGGGAGGAGTGTGGCTCTTAGCCACTCGTTCTCTCTGGTAACCTCAAAAATCTCCAATAAGGAGGTCCTGGGAAttgttcggagccctggtggtgcagtggttaagagctacagctgctaaccaaaaggtcagcagttcaaatccaccagccactccttggaaatcctatggggcagttttacggtgtcctatagggtctgtatgagtgtctatgagtcggaatagactcgacggcaatgggtttggcttgggtttgGGAACTGTTCTGCTGTTTTCAGGATGGGGGCAGCCATCTGGGCACCCTGGGTGGTATCTCTCATTTCTCCAGTCAAGAGAGTAAGAAAAGCCCAGATTCTGGAATAAGATGGACCCCCAGGAGACCATGCGCCCCTGGGAATTGTGTACATCGTTGGGTGAGTACCTGTCTCCACCATACATTTTTCTGGAATGAGGGTCCCTAGTTTCTTGCAGACATTCAACACAGCCTGTGACCTcccgggagtccctgggtggtgccaatgggtTGATATGCTctactgctaatagaaaggttggatgttcgagTCCACCTCAGAGGAACTtgctggtctacttctgaaaaatgagccattgaaaaccctttcgagcacagttctactctgatacacatggggtcaccatgagtcagagttgactcgatgccAGCTGGTTTTCACTGGTTATGATCTCTCAGAGCAGCTATGCACCCTCCCTGCTCTGACATTTTGTGGTTGACTCTAATAGGTTCAAGTCCTTGCTTTCTAAGAACGGTGATGCTAGCGTTCCACGTTCTTATTCAAGTCTCAGCAGCCAAGGCGGTCCTGGCcccagggaagggaggagggcCAGAGGGGATCTTGGACGGGTGAGTTCCCTCTGAGGGCATGGGAGGGGAAACAAAGGAGACTTCTATATTGCCTGTGCTTTTTCTTCCCCTTATTTAAAAGGAAACAGACTTAAAGCAAGTATGGCAAAGCGTGCACAATTGTCAATGCCAGAGGCTGGCACAAGGGTGTTTATCGTGGAAAGCTTTGTACTTTTTCTGTATTTcaaaaaattctttgaaaattaCAGACTTGGGAGTGGGCAGGACAGTTACAGCTCATAGTTAGGAACAGACGGGCTGTTTCTGGGGGCCTGTCCTTTGGGTATTATtccagcgtgtgtgtgtgtgtgtgtgtgtgtgtgtgtgtgtgtgtgtagagggggTGGCAAGGCTCTGAGCCCATCCTGGGACTCTCAAAacctccctctcctccccagcTCCCCGCTCCAGGTCTCAGTTTCCTGCCTTCCTGGGAAGTGGGGAAAGGCTGAGAGGCCCCGTGCTGGGCACGAGGCTAATTCATTAGTGACGCCTCGACAAGGACCGGGCACCCGCAGTGCCAGCATGATTCATCACAATGATTGCTCCGCTGCCAGGCTGCGTGGGCCCAGAACACCAGCACATTTTACCTTCACCCGCTGAGCAGGGCCTGGTGGGAGGCGAAGGTACAGGCTCTACCTACggcaggagaaagagaaaggagaggctGGCCCTCCGTGCCCTGAGCCCCAGGGAGCTCTGCCAGGCTGTGGCCGGGGTGCAGGGGCTTCTGCTCTTGCTCACAGAGCCCAAGAGGGCTTCCTTGGTGCTGGAGTGCCAGCTCCGAGCATGTGGTGAGGGTGGGTGGCCGAGCTCCCTCCTCCACAGTGAATGTTCCCTTGAGGAAACTTCTGGGGAATAGGGAAGAGGGAGAAGGCTCATCCTCGGCTCGCCAGCCTGGCTCTTCTTTCCACAGCTTTCTGGACTCTGAGGTGCCACCTCCTCCGAGAAGTCTTCCCAAATGAGTAGAAGGGGGAGAGTTGGAATGGGGCTTAAGTGAGGTCTGGAAGGAGCTTGCAGCCCTTCAGGGGGAGCTAAGAACCCTCTTACACCCAGGACTGGTGTCCAGGCTCCATTTGGTCCCTGCCTGGGTCCTCTCCTTGGCCTGGAGTCCCGTCTTCCTGTCAATCTTCTTCTCAGGACAGAGAGGTCCATGGCTAATTCCTGGCTCTGAGCAATACCTACCTCTGCATCTCCCATCACACTTTCACCCCATGACACCCCCTGCCGGATCGCAGCTGCTATGGCTCTGCCCTTTCATTcctttgttattagttgctgtcaagtgaattccgactcatggtaactccatgtgtgcagagtagaactgcactccacagggtttttaaggctgtgaacttttggaagcagatcgccaggcttgtcttcctagGCACTTCTTGGTAGgtccgaactgccagcctttcagttggtagtcaaatgcttaaccatgtgtgccacccaggactcctttcaTTCCTTTATCCAACATGTACTTATTGACAATCTgaacaaaagaagccagaaataacaacaacaaaaacaacaaagtagGTACTGAATAgtttcatttacatgaaattcaaaGGCAGGCAAGACTAATCCATGAGGCTAGAGGTCAGGATCGTGGTGGCCTCTGGGAGGTGGGGAGTGATTGAAAGGGTACAAGGGGACTGTCTGAGGTGGTGGACATGTTACATGAACGTGCATATTTGTGAAAACATCAAATCATATAGTTAAGATCTATGCATTTCACTGTATGTAAAGTTTgcctccatttttaaaaaaaggttcaaCATCTGtattgaggacctactatgtgtGAGACCCTGTGCCTGCAGTGAAAGAGACAAACATGACTGTCCCATGGAGCTTATATTCCCGTGGGTGCAGTTCTTGTCCTTACCTGCCCTTAGGCTGGCCTCCCTCTTCCCAAAGTGGGGATGGGGGTGGCATGGGTTGAAGGGCAGGGTGCTGTTGGGTCAGTCAGTTAGATAAGCCACACCAGCTGGGTTCAAGAGACGGCAGGGCCGAGGAGGCAGTGTGTTGCTGGGGAGCAGGAATGGGCACCCCGGCTATAAACTCTATTCCCCGTATGACCTTAAGCAAGTGTCCTAATTCTTCTGAAGCCACTTCCTCACCTTTCACATGGGATTAATAATACCTTCCATGcagtttttttaaagtattttttaaaattttgttgttattgttaagattatacacagcaaaacatataccaattcaacagtttccacatgtacagttcagtgacattgattacattcttcgaattgtacaaccattctcaccctccttttctgagttgttcctcccccattaacataaacccactacTCCCTAAGCTTCCTATATAATCTTTCAAGGTGTTGTCGTCAATCTGACCtcttatagatagttcttaaatgagcacaatgctcaaggtagacattcttttttttaaagtgtgctttagctgaaagtttataactgaagttagtttctcatacaaaaatttatatacacattgttatgtgaccctagttgctatccctataatgtgacagcacactcctcctttccatcccagatttcccctgtccattcaaccagttcctgtccctttctgccttctcatctcacctctggacaggagttggCAAGGcggacattctttattaattaagctaaaccgtcacttggtttaaaaaaagacttcagggaatatttttggtttaatgtttaaagtttatctcagaGCAGTACTTTTgtggtttatccagcctccatggctccagaaagtctggattctatgagaatttgaaactctgttctgcattttcccccttttgatcaggattcttctatagaatctttgatcagctTCCAAGTAATTTTGTCATGAGAGGTAGCGATAACACACAGTATCAGCTCCACTGTAAAAAATTCATTGCCAGAGGTGGAGtaatggcctagtggttaagtgctatggccgctaaccacagggtcggcagttcgaatcagccaggcgctccttggaaactctatggggcagctctactctgtcctatagggtcgctatgagtcggaatagactcgacaccactgggtttgggttttttttggtttgtattggCTTCCGGTACCATTAGGAGCACAGgccctggagtcagactgcctggcttCAAATCCCAGTCATctaccagctatgtgaccttggcaagttccttaacctctcagagcctcagtttccccatctctaaaaTTAGGATAGCAAGGGGACCTATCTCAAAAGGTGTTTTGAGGATGAAATACAAGTCTCTTAGCATAGAGCTGGGCATATGGTAAACCCGTTgccagagtcgattccgacttgtagcgaccccatgtgttacagcgtagaactgccccacagagttttcttggctgtagtaatctttaccgaagcacgAAGCACGTGGTAGGCAGAGAGTGAATGGGAGCAAGCGCTCTACCAGGAGCTCAGGCAGGAGGGCTGATGGCAGGAGAGAAGGCGGGGCAAACGGCCGTGGGTGCGGGTCTGCGCAAAAGGAGGGACCCCAGCATCAGGGTGGTCATTGCCGGTGGTGCTCAAAAGCGCTGGCATGTCCCGTCGTCTGTCTCCCTGCAGCCCCACTCAGACCTTGAGCACTGCTGGAGGGAACATGGGGGGAGAGAGGGGTGAGAGTGAACTAGTGAGTAATCTGTCGGGCAGTGCTGTGCGGGGGTGGAAGTGGCACTACCGCGAGTTACTATCCTGAAGTGACCCCATGGGGAAGACTGGTCGCACATGGCCGGAGCGACCGCGCCCCTCAGCCCGCTCCTAGACAGCCGTTTGTACAGGGTTCTGGGTTCCTCCCCGGCGCTGCCACTGGGAGCGACCCTGGCGCAGTCACTTCACCGCCTCGACCCTCAGTGCCTTCTTTTGGACGCGCACCCACTCTGGGGCGCACACCCCCGCTCACTAACGGCGCGCTGTGGCCGGAGGTGCAGACAGCGTTGGACGTCGGGGCTCCGTGTCCGCACAGGGCCACGCTTGGCGGGAAGGGACCTCGGACTCTTTCCGCTGCGCGCAGGACCCCAGGGAACTCGGATCCCGCGCGGGCGGTGCCTTAGCCCCGCCTGGCCCCGCCCCTCCACCTGGCCCCGCCCCTCCTCCCGCCCCGCCCCCTCCGCCtcgcccccgccccccccgcctcATTGGCAGCCGCGCGCGCGTCGGGGGTTGCCAGGGCGACCGGTAGCTAAGCCGCTAGTCAGCGCAAAGCCGCGCCAGACGGCCTCCGGCGGAGCGAGCGGGGGAGGCCGCGGAGCGAAGCGGTCGGCCGAGCGCGGCGGGGCCCGAGCGGGCGCCTCCTCCCGGCCCCGCGCGGCCCCGCTCCCGGCGCGGCCCGGACCCCGCCGGGGCCGCCGGggggcggcggggcggggcgatgccgggcggcggcggcggcggccccgCTTGGGGCCGGTGACCATGGGCATCGCCGAGTCCACGCCGGACGAGCTGCCGTCGGACGCCGAGGAGCAGCTGCGCAGCGGCGAGCAGCAGCTGGAGCTGAGCGGGCGGCGGCTGCAGCGGCTGCCCAGCGCCGTGTGCGCGCTGAGCCGCCTGCAGAAGCTGTACGTGAGCGGCACGGGGCTGCGCGAGCTGCCGGAGGAGATCGAGGAGCTGCGCGAGCTGCGCATCCTGGCGCTGGACTTCAACAAGCTCGAGCGGCTGCCCGACGGCCTGTGCCGCCTGCCGCGCCTCACGCGCCTCTACCTGGGCAGCAACCGGCTGCTGGCACTGCCCGCCGACTTCGCGCAGCTGCAGAGCCTGCGCTGCCTCTGGATCGAGGGCAACTTCCTGCGGCGCTTCCCGCGGCCGCTGCTGCGCCTGGTGGCGCTGCAGTCGCTGCAGATGGGCGATAACCGGCTGCGCGCGCTGCCCGCCGAGCTGCCGCGCATGACGGGCCTGCGTGGCCTCTGGCTCTACGGCAACCGCTTCGAGGAGTTCCCGCCCGCGCTGCTGCGCATGGGCCGCCTGCACATCCTCGACCTCGACCGCAACCGCCTGGGCGGCTTCCCGGACCTGCACCCGCTCCGCGCGCTGCGCGTCTTCTCCTACGACCACAATCCGGTCACCGGGCCCCCGCGCGTCGCCGACACCGTCTTCCTCGTGGGCGAGGGCGCCGTCGAACGCATGGCCGAACGCGACGAGCCCACGCCCCGGCCGCAGCCGCGGCGCCCAGCGCGGGCTTTCAAggacgaggaggaggaggacttGCTCATCGGGGGCGGCAGTGCAGGGGCCCTAGAGCGTGCAGGGAGCAGCCTCCGCGCCCTGGAAGCCGCTCCGGGACTGGGCACCTGAGCCTGTGCTTCTTCGGTAGTGGCTCGGGGAAGCTGTGGCTGCCCAGGTCTGTGGGACCGCTTTGGGTGAGCTGCCGGGCGCAGGCAGGCCTGGGTGCCATCTTCAGACGTTCCTGGGGAGTAAGAAGACCGTATGCTGGTTGATTTCCGGGCAGTTGCCAGACTAAGAAGTCCCCGCTCCGTCCAATCCCTGATCGATTCACTAACAGCACAACCGAGGTGCCAGCTCCTTCCTGGAGCCAGCGTCACCGCTGTCCACGGACTCCTCTCCTCTTGCTGAGTCTGGGTGCCCAGGGTGccaccactctcccttctcctgGGGTTTGGCTCTCCTGGGACCACCCTTTCTGGTGCAGGAGCCGCTACCTCTGGGGTGGGCTGTGTGCCTGTGTGAGGCAGAACTCCAGGCATGGGCTTGATTGGGGCTGGTGCCCAGGACGGAGCGGGGGGAACCTGGGGTTGGGGCCCTAACAGGCTGCTGTCTTGCTCCTCTACCGGGGTTCATCGcacatccctccctccccaggacCCCTAGcctttgggggaggggggacatAGAAGGCaggccccccctttttttctgttctcttctcccaGCTCGTGCCTGGAATCTGGCTGGGAAGaagctctccctccttccccacagcCTGAACCTTCCAGCTGTCAAATTTGAAAAGaagccactgtgcctccagggcctcCTGCACCGAGGAGAGAGGCTCTCTGCTCTGGGAGGCTGCTCCAGCGCCTCTCCCACTGCCTGCACTCTCCATTCCCTTAAATGGGCACAGCCAGGGCGGCTGGCACGGCGAGGGCATGGGACAGGCACTGTGTGCCTCCACTCTGTCACCAGGGACAGCTCAAGGGGGTGAGGAGTGGGGGCCTCGCTCTGCCATTCCCAGGAACAGAGCTTTCCCATCCAAGCAataaagggaggaggagggccAGGGCTGGGGACACTCAGGGACACCGTTGGGGGCAGGGGCCCCACATCCTAGTGTTTttcttcaggaagaaaaaaactgGCCGTAAACATAAATTATGTTTCTTGGAGCAAGAATGTGTGTTTCCCACATGCCTATTTATTTATAAGCCCTGGGGCACTGGGTCCTGTCGCTGCAGGGACCCTGAACTCACACGGGCACTACCACCCATCTGTGTACCCCAGCTCTGAGTCAGACTGACCCTGGCCCACTGCTGAGTCCTGTCTACCTGGAGGGAGAAGCGCTTGTCATTAGAAATGGCTTTGGTTACCCCAGGCTATTTTTCTGTCTTGCCATATCTCACTCCCTGCCTCCCAGCTCCCCAACTTCCTTGTTCCAGCTGTCTTCTCCAGCTTCACTCTCAGGGTCCCTGATTCCCCGACTCCCTATGCTTTTGAATCTCCCTCAAGCTGGGCTGACATTTCTCTGTCCTTTTACTGGTGCTGGCCCCCACCTCCCCTTCTTTggctctccccctcccttcctctatCTCTCACTCCCtattcctttctctgtctctccctcttagTCTCTTTTTGCCCCATCTTGGCATTACTTTCCTCATTGCTAAAGAGGGAAAATTAATGATTTCAAGAAAGAAAATGGTAAAACCTCAAGTCTAGAGACCCAAGGAGATGCTGCCAGGCCTCCATCACCGTGGCAATGGTGGCTGATGTCATATGGGGCCAAGAGGTCAGGCCCTACCCAGCAGCTCGGCTGGCGCTGGGTTGGATCCTGGTGAAGGAGGAGGCTGGGGGTGGATGTAGAGCAGTCAACACAGGAAGGAAGGTTGTGGGAACTGGAATGAAAGGAGCAGGGCCAGAAACATCCAGGAGGGGAGGCAACTTGCTCACATACACGGGTCCCAGGACTCCTGCCCCAGTGCTCGTCCCACCCCATGGAACGGCCACTCTGTCCTTGGCTGGCCATCAAGTCTGTGTGTGGAGTGGGCAAGCATTATAGCCTCTTCTTACCCTCCTGGAGCCCCCAGACAGCCAGATCTCCTGGCCAACAGAACAGCAGAGACCCAGGAGGGAGGCTCCTTTCCCACCTTTGTTGCTGCCATCACCCACCTCTCCGTCCACCCTCAGGGGCTCTGGAAAGCAGAACAGGGTGCTCGGAGCTGTGGGCCCTGCCCAGAAGCACCTCCCTGCCTCTGATTCTACCACACGGCTTCTCCGGCCGTCTGTCCCACAGCATCCCCGAGACACCCGGGCACTCTTGTTCTGAGTATGAACATTTATTAGTACATCCTGGCGTGCCACACGGAACATGTATTCAGACAGGGATCCCTGCCCAAGTGGAGGGGCTCACAATCTAAACgagacacaacacacacacacacaggacacAGACACGGGGACATCGCCACGAGAAATGGATGGTCAGGGGAGCCACGGGCCGGGACGTACAGCATGTTCAAGTGCTGTCCTTCTGGATGTCTTTGTGAGGGAGGGGGACAAGAGCAGGACACGGCCCAGGACGGCTTCCAGAATACAGTGGTATCCAGGAGGAACTTGTGGGAGAAAGAAACACTAGTGGTCCCAGGCACAGGAGGGATGGAAGAAAATCTCCGAAGAGGAGGGAATGAAGACAGACCCAAAGAAGCGAAGGCAGGGAAAGTGGCAAAAAGCAAAGGAAGAGGCCCTGAGCCGGTGACAAGGTTGCTGCCACCCTGCTGGGGCTGAGCTGTCCCTGCTTTCACGTCCAGTGTCTTGGAGCTGTTTTCACAGAGAAAGCTCTGGCAAGGCCAGCTCCTGAGGCTACTTACCTGACCCTGGGGCTCCCTTCAACCTCTGGGCAGAAGTCAGAGCCAGAAGAAACAGCTACCTTCTAATGGGACATTTAAACCAAGTGGTGAGAAATGGTTGGGGCAGAAAAGGAAAGCAGGTGGCTTTGATTGGGGGTAGAGCCACTGGCCCCAGATGCTGGGGAGCAGGAGGCATGCTGGCCCCTTTGGCTCCAGAGTGGGGAGGCCAGTGAGTATGGGCACACAACAGGGGAGGCTCATTCCTTTTGTGCCTGTGTCTGAAACAGATGTAGCACCTGCCTTCTGAAGTACCCTGAGACCTGCCAGGCCTTGGCTGTGTGTGAGGAGGGCAAGCGGGGGCTGGGATGGTTACTGCTCTTTTGTGGACCAAGGGAACTGAGACCTGGAGGAGGAAGGGAATAGCTTGTCCCAGGCCACAGAAGCCAGAGAAGGAAGGGCCTGCAGTCCAGCTTCCCAGGCCCTCAGGCCAGAGCTTGCCATAGGCTCTCTTGAGTTGGAGAGACTTCTAATCCTAAGGGATtaaaccaggagccctggtggtgcaacggttaagcactcggctgctagctgaaaggttggcaagtcaaacccacccaggttcctctgagggagaaagacctggtgatctgcttccatagagattatcaacaaaaaccaaaccagttgccatcaagtggattctgactcacagcgattcgatgaagattacagcctagaaaactctacggggcagttctgctccatcacatggggtcactatcagtccaAATTGACttttacagcacctaacaatgacaaggGATTAAACTAGAAAAGGGTGATGAGAAGTCACGGCTCCAGCCAACACATCGGGGTTCTGAGTCTTTCCTTTCTCTACTAGGACAAGCCAGAAGGAGGAGGCAAGAGCCCGTGACCACAGTGGCCCCAGCCAGAGCCCAGGGGGTGTTGGTGGGGAAGGTGGAGGGTCCTCCTTTGGTTTGTCTGACCTGCCTCAGAGGGCTGCCAGAGTCCCATGGGGACTGAAGGGGGGACTGCTGTGCCACTTGGACTGACCTTGCTGAGGTGAAGCTGCTCGCATTGCTTCCTGGGCAGCTGGTGGTTTATATTCTAGATCTGAGGATGGGCTTCAGACTCTGGAAGGACCTTTTGTCAGTGATGCCAAAGGGGATGAGTGGAGGACTCAGGCCCAGGCTTTCCATCCCT comes from Elephas maximus indicus isolate mEleMax1 chromosome 7, mEleMax1 primary haplotype, whole genome shotgun sequence and encodes:
- the LRRC10B gene encoding leucine-rich repeat-containing protein 10B, with the protein product MGIAESTPDELPSDAEEQLRSGEQQLELSGRRLQRLPSAVCALSRLQKLYVSGTGLRELPEEIEELRELRILALDFNKLERLPDGLCRLPRLTRLYLGSNRLLALPADFAQLQSLRCLWIEGNFLRRFPRPLLRLVALQSLQMGDNRLRALPAELPRMTGLRGLWLYGNRFEEFPPALLRMGRLHILDLDRNRLGGFPDLHPLRALRVFSYDHNPVTGPPRVADTVFLVGEGAVERMAERDEPTPRPQPRRPARAFKDEEEEDLLIGGGSAGALERAGSSLRALEAAPGLGT